From the Candidozyma auris chromosome 2, complete sequence genome, the window CCGAGGACAAGACAGTGGGAAGTACGTTTTAAGGATTCATCATTGATCTAATGTGAATTTGAGATCCTTTGAACAACCAAGATCGTTGAGAGCTCAAATCTTggtttcattttttttctatcaTCAATCTCGTTTTTTCAATTTGTACGATAAGTGCGtcactggctgcaaaatgctaAGTGAGTACATGAGGCAAGGAGAATATTCATTGAGTAGCTGAATTTGGATTTAAAAATTAAAGGAATTTCGAGAATGGAAGCACTGAATTCAAAAGCAGTCCTCTTATGAAATAGAGAGCACTGTTCTCGCTGAGATTTGAGAGGGAAACACACAACAAAGTTTAGTTTGTTAGTGTATAGCTCAAAAGAATTCGTAAGTCGGCAACTGATCTTATATTCGAAATTGGTGTAATTTCGAGTTCAGTTAAGTCAATCCTGACAGCTATAGTTTTGAAAACTCATTTTTCTGTGAGTCCAGATATTGACTTCTACGGCTACGATTGAATTACTCTGCCCAGCCCGCAGTATATTCGATTGGGAGCAGATGGTTCACGGTCCTTAGCAAGGTACCTATAATTGCCAAAAGGTCTAAGTTACAcaaattcaaaaagattaAGGCTTCTACATCTTCTGGTCGTGCTCGACACACCATTAATGAGTAAGTATTTTAAACTTACTGTTATTGGGGTTGTTCTTTCAAGTCTACtttcaatggctgcgaaaacctTCAGTACACAAATTGATAACCACTTCTTGTCCGGAAAATAAATAGAGCAATCACTTACAGCTTTGACACTTGGATCGCTCTTTGAATACTGAAAGGCACTTGTTGTTTACAGATCATCCTTCTCTGTGTTCTCACCTCTCTTCCCTTTCTTTGCAGTTTCCCCTGGTTACCCGCACTACAAACACAGTgcgaagaagaggtgaaaATCGCCTTTTACTTCAAAACATTTATTGCAACATCCACACCAAATGGTATGTTTCTCAAAATTCAACCTGAACGTCGAGATGAaacctttctttttcgtttACCAACTTTGAGCATTCTTGAGGAGTTGCCGTTTTGGCAACACTACGCCTCACTTGCAATGACCTGGTAATTTGTCATAGTTACACTGAACTTCAGGCTCTCAAGCATAGTAAGCATTTACTAACAACAAGAATATGCGCAAATTCAATCGTTTCACTTGCTGTTTTCTTTCAGCGATAAATTACTGTTTGAGACTAAGAGAGCCCTACTGTCTCTGTGAAATACTGTAGTCCTTGTCTCATGCTTCATCCTCTGCTCAATACTGTTCTTCTGTCTTTTCTTCTACCACTACTCTTTGCTCGGAGACCTTATTCGTTATTATACACGATACAAAACTCATTCAGTTTTATGTATTATGGGATGTTAAAGATGATAATTATAGAACCTAACCTTCTTAAgcctcatcctcttcaacaacaacagtCTGCAAGCCCTTGGTCGTTGGAACAATGACTGGCTCGACAAAAGCGAACATGGCTTCCTTAGCATCCTCCTCGTcgtttctctttctcgagATTCTCAATCTCATTCTGTAGTCAACACCCTGGATACCTCTCTTCCACAAGTGGGTGTTCAATTTAGGATCTAATCTGACGTCGGTAGTACCCATGTGCTTAGAGGCGAACTTtctgatctccttgacagctcttggagctctcttcttgaagtgaACACCGTGCAACTGTTGGTTAGTAAAAAGTATTTTAGGAAAAGGTTCTCCGATTGACTCTCCGTTCCCTTTTGCCACTCACAATAAGCAATCATTTATAAAGTGATTTAGTTCGAGATAGTGTTCTTTATATGGAATTTCATGGAATACTTGTGGGGACGGGGATCTGGATAAACTTGGATGATTGCAAAGGAGTGGAGTGGGGTTTCACGAAGTGTTCAATCATGGAAAATTAAAATTTGGCATGGGATTTCACATACTCTCTTGTGCAAGTTAATGGTGTATTCACGAGTAACAACGTCCTGAGAAGCCATTTTGTCGAAGATGTCTGAAGTGGTTGGAATTGAGCTAGCCTAGTATTAAAA encodes:
- a CDS encoding 60S ribosomal protein eL31, whose translation is MASQDVVTREYTINLHKRLHGVHFKKRAPRAVKEIRKFASKHMGTTDVRLDPKLNTHLWKRGIQGVDYRMRLRISRKRNDEEDAKEAMFAFVEPVIVPTTKGLQTVVVEEDEA